A single region of the Brienomyrus brachyistius isolate T26 chromosome 10, BBRACH_0.4, whole genome shotgun sequence genome encodes:
- the rraga gene encoding ras-related GTP-binding protein A, translated as MSSTAMKKKVLLMGKSGSGKTSMRSIIFANYIARDTRRLGATIDVEHSHVRFLGNLVLNLWDCGGQDTFMENYFTSQRDNIFRNVEVLIYVFDVESRELEKDMHYYQSCLEAILQNSPDAKVFCLVHKMDLVQEDQRDLIFKEREEDLRRLSRPLACTCFRTSIWDETLYKAWSSIVYQLIPNVQQLESNLRNFAQIIEADEVLLFERATFLVISHYQCKEQRDAHRFEKISNIIKQFKLSCSKLAASFQSMEVRNSNFAAFIDVFTSNTYVMVIMSDPSIPSAATLINIRNARKHFEKLERVDGPKHSLHMRMR; from the exons ATGTCGAGTACAGCCATGAAGAAGAAG GTGTTGCTGATGGGGAAGAGCGGTTCCGGAAAGACCAGCATGCGGTCAATCATCTTCGCCAACTATATCGCCAGAGACACGCGCAGGCTGGGGGCCACAA TTGACGTGGAACATTCCCATGTGCGATTCCTGGGCAACCTGGTATTGAACCTTTGGGACTGTGGAGG ACAGGACACCTTCATGGAAAACTACTTTACTAGCCAGAGGGACAATATCTTCCGGAATGTGGAGGTGCTGATATATGTGTTTGACGTGGAGAGCCGTGAGCTGGAGAAGGACATGCATTACTACCAGTCTTGCCTGGAAGCCATCCTGCAGAACTCGCCCGATGCCAAGGTCTTCTGTCTGGTGCACAAGATGGACCTGGTGCAGGAGGACCAGAGAGACCTG ATTTTTAAGGAGCGTGAAGAGGACCTGAGGCGGCTGTCCCGCCCCTTGGCCTGCACCTGCTTCAGGACGTCCATATGGGATGAGACTCTGTACAAG GCGTGGTCCAGCATCGTCTACCAGTTGATACCCAATGTGCAGCAGCTGGAATCCAACCTACGCAACTTCGCCCAGATCATCGAAGCGGATGAAGTGCTGCTCTTCGAGAGAGCAACGTTcctg GTGATCTCACACTACCAGTGCAAGGAGCAGCGTGATGCGCACAGGTTTGAGAAGATCAGCAACATCATCAAGCAGTTCAAGCTGAGTTGTAG CAAACTGGCAGCCTCCTTCCAAAGCATGGAGGTGCGCAATTCCAATTTTGCAGCTTTCATCGACGTATTCACCTCCAACACCTACGTTATGGTGATCATGTCGGATCCCTCCATCC CCTCCGCAGCAACCCTCATCAACATTCGTAATGCCAGGAAGCATTTTGAGAAGCTGGAGCGCGTCGATGGCCCCAAGCACAGCCTGCACATGCGAATGCGCTAA